A single region of the Plantactinospora soyae genome encodes:
- a CDS encoding alpha/beta hydrolase: MDPELEAFVPLFPRADLTDPVADRKKFAELATAVPAPDTADMEIEDRTVPADPDVAVRIYRPHGAQGAVVWLHGGGWIMGDLDTEHPWAARLAAASGQVVISVGYRLAPEDRFPAALDDASAVLSWAVEHAAELGVDPGRIAVGGHSAGAGLAAGLALRARDQQGPQICFQLLNQASLDDRQQTWSARHFTETPWANRSKIAEAWRHYLGSAPASPYAAPARAAELSGLPPAYVATAEFCPNRDEDIEYAVRLLQSGVSVELHQWPGTFHGSHAILSAEVSQRQIAELGAVLHRALAN; the protein is encoded by the coding sequence ATGGATCCCGAGCTGGAAGCATTCGTCCCGTTGTTCCCCCGGGCCGACCTGACCGATCCGGTCGCCGACCGGAAGAAGTTCGCCGAGTTGGCCACCGCGGTGCCGGCACCGGACACCGCGGACATGGAGATCGAGGATCGTACGGTGCCGGCCGATCCGGACGTGGCGGTGCGGATCTATCGTCCGCACGGAGCGCAGGGCGCCGTCGTCTGGCTGCACGGCGGCGGATGGATCATGGGTGACCTGGACACCGAGCACCCGTGGGCCGCCCGGCTCGCGGCCGCCTCCGGCCAGGTGGTGATCTCGGTCGGTTACCGCCTGGCCCCCGAGGACCGGTTCCCGGCCGCGCTGGACGACGCCTCTGCCGTGCTGAGCTGGGCGGTCGAGCACGCGGCCGAGCTCGGGGTCGACCCGGGCCGGATCGCGGTCGGCGGCCACAGCGCCGGTGCGGGGCTCGCGGCCGGGCTGGCGTTGCGGGCGCGGGACCAGCAGGGGCCGCAGATCTGCTTCCAGTTGCTCAACCAGGCTTCGCTCGACGACCGGCAGCAGACGTGGTCGGCGCGGCATTTCACCGAGACGCCGTGGGCGAACCGGAGCAAGATCGCCGAAGCGTGGCGACACTACCTGGGCTCCGCGCCCGCCTCGCCGTACGCCGCTCCGGCGCGGGCCGCCGAGCTGTCCGGCCTGCCACCCGCCTACGTCGCCACCGCGGAGTTCTGCCCGAACCGCGACGAAGACATCGAGTACGCGGTCCGCCTGCTCCAGTCGGGCGTGTCGGTCGAGCTGCACCAGTGGCCCGGCACGTTCCACGGGTCGCACGCGATCCTGTCCGCCGAGGTGTCGCAGCGGCAGATCGCCGAACTCGGCGCCGTCCTGCACCGTGCCCTGGCCAACTGA
- a CDS encoding ABC transporter ATP-binding protein encodes MTTTDLAQAREQPGPVAGITAGQSMAGLLRPHRRSFAAVVILQVIGAVAGLAPLLAVVELGRTLLSPGPIDHGHVWIVVLTGAVGMFVRLLFTAASAGLGHLLDDQVQLAFRRQLAARLGRVPIGWFSQRRTGELAKVVGEDVSAVHPFIAHSPGELVSAFVVPLVSLVYLFTIDWRLTLVTLVPVLLAVALVPLMMTPTRLREQAEFDAAMGRIASSVVEFVQGIAVVKAFGGAERAHRRFLTAADDFVHVFFRWVRGISAIAAGMQLALSPPFVLLVVLIGGTALITTGRMAPADLLPFLLLGLGLTAPVAALGHGFDEMQAAGRAVGRIREVLEVRPLPEPAHPVAPEGYRVELRDVRFGYVAGHEVLRGIDLVLEPGTVTAIVGPSGGGKSTLVRLLPRFFDPTHGSVALGGVDLRELGSRQLYQLVSFVFQDVRLLRASVRDNIALAVPHANLDDVVRAARLANIHDRILELPHGYETVIGADVGLSGGEAQRVAIARALLADTPVLVLDEATAFADPQTEQAVRRALATLAGDRTILVIAHRLETIADADVVAVLEDGAIVERGRPAELLAQGGRFAALWRSHESAIADETGTIGGVPQGGEPR; translated from the coding sequence ATGACCACTACCGACCTTGCCCAGGCGAGGGAGCAGCCCGGACCGGTTGCCGGGATCACGGCGGGACAGAGCATGGCGGGGCTGCTGCGCCCGCATCGACGGAGTTTCGCCGCTGTGGTGATCCTGCAGGTCATCGGCGCTGTCGCGGGTCTGGCGCCGCTGTTGGCGGTCGTCGAACTGGGTCGTACCCTGTTGTCGCCCGGCCCGATCGATCACGGTCATGTCTGGATCGTCGTGCTCACCGGTGCGGTCGGCATGTTCGTCCGACTGCTCTTCACCGCCGCATCGGCCGGACTCGGACATCTTCTCGACGACCAGGTGCAACTGGCGTTCCGCCGGCAACTCGCGGCGCGGCTGGGGCGGGTACCGATCGGCTGGTTCTCCCAACGCCGGACGGGCGAGCTGGCGAAGGTGGTGGGGGAGGACGTGAGTGCCGTGCACCCGTTCATCGCCCACTCTCCCGGCGAACTCGTCTCCGCGTTCGTGGTGCCGCTGGTCTCGCTGGTCTACCTGTTCACCATCGACTGGCGGCTCACGTTGGTCACGCTGGTACCGGTGCTGCTGGCGGTGGCGCTGGTACCGCTGATGATGACCCCGACCCGCCTGCGCGAACAGGCGGAGTTCGACGCCGCCATGGGACGGATCGCGAGTTCCGTCGTCGAGTTCGTCCAGGGAATCGCGGTGGTCAAGGCGTTCGGCGGGGCCGAGCGGGCCCACCGTAGGTTCCTCACCGCCGCCGACGACTTCGTGCACGTCTTCTTCCGGTGGGTACGCGGCATCTCCGCGATCGCCGCCGGGATGCAGCTGGCGCTGTCGCCGCCGTTCGTGCTGCTGGTGGTGCTGATCGGCGGGACGGCTCTGATCACGACCGGTCGGATGGCCCCGGCCGACCTGCTGCCCTTCCTGCTGCTCGGGCTGGGCCTGACCGCTCCGGTGGCGGCCCTCGGTCACGGCTTCGACGAGATGCAGGCCGCCGGGCGCGCGGTCGGCCGGATCCGGGAGGTGCTCGAGGTGCGGCCGCTACCGGAGCCCGCACATCCGGTCGCGCCCGAGGGGTACCGGGTGGAACTGCGTGACGTCCGGTTCGGTTACGTCGCCGGCCACGAGGTGCTGCGCGGGATAGACCTGGTGCTCGAGCCGGGGACGGTCACCGCGATCGTCGGGCCGTCCGGGGGTGGCAAGTCCACGCTGGTGCGGCTGTTGCCCCGGTTCTTCGACCCGACCCACGGTTCGGTCGCGCTGGGCGGGGTCGATCTGCGCGAACTCGGCAGTCGGCAGCTCTACCAGTTGGTCTCCTTCGTCTTCCAGGACGTCCGTCTGCTGCGCGCGTCGGTCCGGGACAACATCGCGTTGGCGGTACCGCATGCCAACCTCGATGACGTGGTGCGCGCCGCCCGCCTGGCGAACATCCACGATCGGATTCTTGAGCTGCCGCACGGGTACGAGACGGTGATCGGCGCGGATGTCGGACTCTCGGGTGGCGAGGCACAGCGGGTCGCGATCGCCCGCGCCCTGCTCGCCGACACCCCCGTACTGGTGCTCGACGAGGCGACCGCCTTCGCCGATCCGCAGACCGAACAGGCGGTACGCCGAGCCCTGGCGACGCTGGCGGGCGATCGGACGATCCTGGTCATCGCCCACCGCCTGGAGACGATCGCCGACGCCGACGTCGTCGCGGTGCTGGAGGACGGGGCGATCGTCGAGCGCGGCCGTCCCGCCGAGTTGCTGGCCCAGGGCGGCAGGTTCGCCGCGCTCTGGCGATCCCACGAATCGGCGATCGCCGACGAGACCGGAACCATTGGTGGCGTACCGCAGGGAGGCGAGCCGCGATGA
- a CDS encoding ABC transporter ATP-binding protein has product MIRMLLRVLGHEYAQPMRRTVALLTTTAMVEGLSYALLVPVLRALFGSRPADTRPWLIAFGVVVALYAVLRYRSDLSGFRVGTVLLRGMYRRLGHHLARLPIGWYDAGRVGEVSVLASRGLLQAMGVAAHLLAPFISAGVTPLTIVVVMLAFNWQMGLAALVAVPVVAAIQIWTGRSMAASDVDSAERGHEATGRVIEYLQAQPVLRTGGRTVERFQLLDDSLQEVQRASRRTTISTLPGAVGLTLAVQAMFTVLLALGAHLALGGRIGAVETLTILVLAARCADPLLSLSDIGGKLRGARAELARLDTVLRTEPLPQAPEPIRPVRHDLTFESVAFRHGGRTVIENLSLSVPEGERLAVVGPSGAGKSTLLQLLARFHDVDAGVVRVGGVDVRAIDTEVLMARIAIVFQDVYLFDGTIEENVRLGRPDADETEVWAAATAARLDEVIERLPAGWASNVGEGGALLSAGERQRVSIARALLKNAPIVLLDEVTSALDPVNEAAVHESVERLMAGRTVVMVAHRPRTVRRADRVVLLDGGRVVEEGGHDELLRRGGRYADFWRTSATTVAG; this is encoded by the coding sequence ATGATCCGAATGCTGCTGCGCGTGCTGGGACACGAGTACGCCCAGCCGATGCGTCGCACCGTCGCCCTTCTGACGACGACCGCGATGGTCGAGGGCCTGTCCTACGCACTGCTGGTACCGGTGCTGCGGGCGCTGTTCGGGAGCAGACCCGCGGACACCCGGCCCTGGCTGATCGCGTTCGGGGTGGTGGTCGCGCTCTATGCGGTGCTGCGTTACCGCAGTGATCTGTCCGGCTTCCGGGTCGGAACCGTGCTGTTGCGGGGCATGTACCGCCGGCTCGGCCACCACCTGGCCCGACTGCCGATCGGCTGGTACGACGCCGGTCGGGTCGGGGAGGTGTCCGTCCTGGCCAGCCGTGGCCTGCTACAGGCGATGGGCGTGGCGGCACATCTGCTGGCGCCGTTCATCTCCGCCGGGGTGACTCCCCTGACGATCGTCGTGGTGATGCTTGCCTTCAACTGGCAGATGGGACTGGCCGCGCTGGTCGCCGTTCCGGTCGTGGCGGCGATCCAGATCTGGACCGGACGCTCGATGGCCGCGAGCGATGTCGACAGCGCCGAACGCGGTCACGAAGCCACCGGGCGGGTCATCGAGTACCTCCAGGCCCAGCCGGTGCTGCGGACCGGCGGCCGGACCGTCGAACGCTTCCAGTTGCTGGACGACTCGCTCCAGGAGGTTCAGCGCGCGTCCCGCCGTACCACGATCTCCACCCTGCCCGGCGCGGTGGGCCTGACGCTCGCGGTGCAGGCGATGTTCACCGTGCTGCTGGCCCTGGGCGCCCACCTCGCGCTCGGCGGGCGGATCGGTGCGGTCGAGACGTTGACGATCCTGGTACTGGCCGCCCGCTGCGCGGATCCGCTGCTGTCGCTGTCGGACATCGGCGGCAAGCTCCGCGGGGCGCGTGCCGAACTGGCGCGGCTCGACACGGTGCTGCGTACCGAGCCACTGCCGCAAGCGCCCGAGCCGATCCGGCCGGTACGCCACGACCTGACGTTCGAGTCCGTCGCCTTCCGGCATGGCGGCCGTACGGTGATCGAGAACCTGTCGTTGTCCGTGCCGGAGGGAGAGCGGCTTGCCGTCGTCGGACCGTCCGGCGCGGGAAAGAGCACGTTGTTGCAGTTGCTCGCACGGTTCCACGACGTGGACGCGGGCGTGGTACGCGTGGGAGGCGTGGACGTGCGCGCCATCGACACCGAGGTGCTGATGGCGCGGATCGCCATCGTCTTCCAGGATGTCTATCTCTTCGACGGCACTATCGAGGAGAACGTGCGGCTCGGTCGTCCGGACGCCGACGAGACCGAGGTGTGGGCGGCGGCGACCGCTGCCCGGTTGGACGAGGTGATCGAGCGACTGCCCGCCGGATGGGCGTCGAATGTCGGTGAGGGTGGCGCACTGCTGTCCGCTGGTGAACGCCAGCGTGTCTCGATCGCGCGAGCGCTGCTGAAGAACGCGCCCATCGTGCTGTTGGACGAGGTGACCTCGGCACTGGACCCGGTGAACGAGGCGGCCGTCCACGAGAGTGTCGAGCGACTGATGGCGGGCCGGACGGTGGTGATGGTGGCGCACCGGCCGCGGACCGTCCGCCGCGCCGACCGCGTCGTCCTGCTGGACGGCGGCCGGGTGGTGGAGGAGGGCGGCCACGACGAGCTGCTGCGCCGGGGTGGCCGCTACGCCGATTTCTGGCGCACCTCCGCCACCACGGTGGCAGGTTGA
- a CDS encoding copper resistance CopC family protein — translation MTRNRLFSAAAALLAGTLVAVSPASPARAHTELSRTSPAARSTVAKPVSAVTLTFSGLIKKSGTTVVVTGPDKVSYSDAAAQVLDKTITQRVKPLPVGAVTVAWSTVSADGHPIRGTFTFTNKAAPPTPTAEPTPTAAPTPTPAATTPPAQSPAAGADSGDDGTSPALWWILIAAAVLGLALLAGLLLRRRRPAGS, via the coding sequence GTGACCCGGAACCGCCTGTTCTCCGCCGCCGCCGCCCTCCTCGCCGGGACGCTCGTCGCCGTCTCGCCGGCCAGCCCCGCCCGCGCGCACACCGAGTTGAGCCGTACCTCGCCGGCGGCCCGGAGCACGGTCGCGAAGCCGGTGAGCGCGGTGACGCTGACCTTCAGCGGACTGATCAAGAAGTCCGGCACCACGGTCGTGGTGACCGGCCCGGACAAGGTCTCCTACAGCGACGCCGCCGCGCAGGTCCTGGACAAGACCATCACGCAGAGGGTGAAGCCGCTTCCGGTCGGCGCCGTCACGGTCGCCTGGAGCACGGTCTCCGCCGACGGCCACCCGATCCGGGGCACCTTCACCTTCACCAACAAGGCCGCGCCGCCCACCCCCACCGCCGAGCCCACGCCGACGGCCGCCCCGACACCGACCCCGGCCGCCACGACGCCGCCGGCACAGTCGCCTGCCGCAGGGGCCGACTCCGGCGACGACGGAACGTCCCCGGCCCTGTGGTGGATCCTGATCGCGGCCGCGGTACTCGGGCTCGCCCTCCTCGCAGGTCTGCTGCTGCGCCGCCGGAGACCGGCCGGTAGCTGA
- a CDS encoding GNAT family N-acetyltransferase — protein MIGPDAYVENAAAMWTAVAVDAHRDQTCFRAELPRMTRLILRAPMPADGVSRLLETASPDKSAVVEDVFGAGPPESSVPIARVLRMPVMVRPASTVPTVADRDVRIVRVAEPDELAVAERTMVEGFPLPALLPWRRGEALPVGVLGVPGWSVWLAYRHGEAAAAAYTYDDGRVVGLYWLATSPEHRSAGLGRALLTRAVRARPDRPFTLVSTDAGRPLYESLGFRTVATTVWHLRSPARTVGPE, from the coding sequence GTGATCGGACCGGACGCCTACGTCGAGAACGCCGCCGCGATGTGGACGGCGGTCGCCGTCGACGCACACCGGGACCAGACCTGTTTCCGCGCGGAGCTGCCCCGAATGACACGGCTGATCCTGCGCGCCCCGATGCCGGCGGACGGTGTGTCGCGCCTCCTCGAAACCGCGTCCCCGGACAAGAGCGCGGTCGTGGAGGACGTGTTCGGCGCCGGGCCGCCCGAGTCGTCCGTTCCGATCGCGCGGGTGCTGCGCATGCCGGTGATGGTGCGCCCCGCGTCGACCGTACCGACCGTCGCCGACCGGGACGTGCGGATCGTACGTGTCGCCGAACCCGACGAGCTGGCCGTGGCGGAGCGGACCATGGTGGAGGGGTTTCCGCTGCCCGCGTTGCTGCCGTGGCGCAGGGGAGAGGCGCTGCCCGTCGGGGTGCTGGGGGTGCCGGGCTGGAGCGTCTGGCTGGCGTACCGGCACGGTGAGGCCGCCGCCGCCGCGTACACCTATGACGATGGGCGGGTGGTGGGCCTCTACTGGCTGGCCACGTCGCCGGAACACCGGTCGGCCGGGCTCGGCCGAGCGCTGCTGACCCGGGCGGTCCGGGCCCGTCCCGACCGGCCGTTCACGCTGGTGTCGACGGACGCGGGGCGACCGCTGTACGAGTCCCTGGGGTTCCGCACGGTGGCGACGACCGTCTGGCACCTGCGGTCGCCCGCCCGGACGGTCGGCCCGGAGTAG
- a CDS encoding DUF2786 domain-containing protein codes for MTSVRERIRAVLAGAADYESGLDALTVTPSAEVDPELVAALREAYARLCRGGWQPAELHRVVARRGQPQQAALVTDAIAAHLRQFPRATVDERWLAQAETLGVQVWWASDATYLDEVATRWRLDRVAVLDLVLGLLAVLATLPRIEVLVPPPGTAAPVDRPGAAGSSRIDTRLLDRVRALLAKAESTSFPAEAEAYTAKAQELVTRHSLDVALLVARSGDTARVVPFARRIGVDHAYEGEKASLLDAVAGANRCHTVWSPEFGFSTVFGFDADLDAVDLIYTSLLVQAHRAMARTEPPGGKAGRARLKSFRQSFLVAFAVRIGERLTGAAQAAVADATGTGNGNGVTDPAGLLPVLASRDEQVRETMQRVFPRTVRARGSRVDSREGWDSGREAADHAALPGRDTASRG; via the coding sequence GTGACATCTGTGCGGGAACGGATCAGGGCGGTTCTCGCCGGCGCGGCGGACTACGAATCCGGGCTGGACGCGCTGACCGTCACACCGTCGGCCGAGGTCGACCCGGAACTCGTCGCCGCGCTGCGCGAGGCGTACGCGAGGCTGTGCAGGGGCGGGTGGCAGCCGGCCGAGTTGCACCGGGTGGTCGCCCGGCGGGGCCAGCCACAGCAGGCCGCCCTGGTGACCGACGCGATCGCCGCACACCTGCGGCAGTTTCCCCGGGCCACGGTCGACGAGCGCTGGCTGGCACAGGCGGAGACGCTCGGCGTACAGGTCTGGTGGGCCAGCGACGCGACCTACCTCGACGAGGTCGCCACCCGCTGGCGGCTCGACCGGGTGGCCGTACTCGATCTGGTGTTGGGTCTGCTCGCCGTCCTGGCCACGCTGCCGCGGATCGAGGTGCTCGTCCCGCCGCCGGGGACCGCCGCGCCGGTCGACCGCCCGGGCGCCGCCGGGTCGTCCCGGATCGACACCCGGCTGCTGGACCGGGTACGCGCCCTGCTGGCCAAGGCGGAGTCGACCAGCTTCCCGGCCGAGGCGGAGGCGTACACGGCCAAGGCCCAGGAACTCGTCACCCGGCACAGCCTGGACGTGGCGTTGCTGGTCGCCCGGAGCGGCGACACGGCGCGGGTGGTGCCGTTCGCGCGCCGGATCGGCGTGGACCACGCGTACGAGGGGGAGAAGGCCTCCCTGCTGGACGCCGTCGCCGGGGCCAACCGCTGCCACACGGTCTGGTCACCGGAGTTCGGGTTCAGCACCGTCTTCGGCTTCGACGCCGACCTCGACGCGGTCGACCTGATCTACACCTCCCTGTTGGTGCAGGCCCACCGGGCGATGGCGCGGACCGAGCCGCCGGGCGGCAAGGCCGGTCGGGCCCGGTTGAAGTCGTTCCGGCAGTCCTTCCTGGTGGCGTTCGCGGTACGGATCGGCGAACGGCTGACCGGCGCCGCCCAGGCCGCCGTGGCGGACGCCACCGGTACGGGGAACGGGAACGGGGTGACCGATCCGGCCGGCCTGCTGCCGGTGCTCGCCTCCCGGGACGAGCAGGTCCGGGAGACGATGCAGCGGGTGTTCCCGCGTACGGTCCGGGCCCGGGGCAGCCGGGTGGACAGCCGCGAGGGTTGGGACTCCGGCCGGGAGGCCGCCGACCACGCCGCCCTGCCCGGCCGCGACACCGCGTCCCGGGGGTAG
- a CDS encoding amino acid ABC transporter ATP-binding protein yields MPAIEIRDLRKSFGKLEVLRGIDLSVETGEVVCVIGPSGSGKSTLLRCVNLLEEPSSGSVHVDGVEVTDPDCDIDAVRRRIGMVFQQFNLFGHLRVRENLTIAQRRVLGRSRAEAERIAAENLQRVGLAEKADAYPAQLSGGQQQRVAIARALAMDPRLMLFDEPTSALDPELVGEVLAVMRSLAAEGMTMLVVTHEMSFAREVASRVVFMDGGMVIESGPPEELLGSPREARTREFLHRVLEPTRVSEAEIGARVPAAQG; encoded by the coding sequence GTGCCCGCGATCGAGATCCGTGACCTGCGTAAGTCCTTCGGCAAACTGGAGGTGCTGCGCGGTATCGACCTGTCGGTGGAGACCGGTGAGGTCGTCTGCGTGATCGGGCCCTCCGGGTCGGGCAAGTCCACCCTGCTGCGCTGCGTCAACCTGCTCGAGGAGCCGTCCAGCGGATCGGTGCACGTCGACGGCGTGGAGGTCACCGACCCGGACTGCGACATCGATGCCGTACGGCGGCGGATCGGCATGGTCTTCCAGCAGTTCAACCTCTTCGGCCACCTGCGGGTACGGGAGAACCTGACCATCGCCCAGCGTCGGGTGCTCGGCCGGTCCCGGGCCGAGGCGGAGCGGATCGCGGCGGAGAACCTCCAGCGGGTGGGCCTGGCCGAGAAGGCCGACGCCTACCCCGCGCAGCTCTCCGGCGGCCAGCAGCAGCGGGTGGCGATCGCCCGTGCGCTGGCGATGGACCCCCGACTCATGCTCTTCGACGAGCCGACCAGTGCGCTCGACCCGGAGCTGGTCGGCGAGGTGCTGGCGGTGATGCGCTCACTCGCCGCGGAGGGCATGACCATGCTGGTCGTCACCCACGAGATGAGCTTCGCCCGCGAGGTCGCGTCGCGGGTGGTCTTCATGGACGGCGGGATGGTCATCGAGTCCGGCCCGCCCGAGGAGCTGCTCGGCTCGCCGCGCGAGGCCCGCACCCGCGAGTTCCTGCACCGGGTACTCGAACCGACCCGGGTGAGCGAGGCCGAGATCGGCGCGCGCGTCCCCGCGGCGCAGGGGTAG
- a CDS encoding amino acid ABC transporter permease has product MADPKTLTTGAEIRPAPVPPPPRRRLGRRQRQRLWRLAGYLVFALVLLGVVGSADWGRLADSFFRLDIAGGMFPEAITVALRNTIVYTLLAFAFGLALGLVLALMRLSSVGPYRWFATGYIELFRGLPSLLVLFMVGYGVPLAFPDREIPGGVYGAVTVGLGATAAAYMAETIRAGIQAVPKGQLEAARTLGMSHARAMVSIVLPQAFRIVIPPLTNEIILLTKDTSLAYVLGVTVSTIELTKFAGDALNTRVNPTPLVVAGLLYLAITLPLSQLVRWLERRAAKER; this is encoded by the coding sequence ATGGCAGATCCGAAGACGCTGACGACCGGGGCCGAGATCCGACCGGCCCCGGTCCCGCCACCTCCTCGGCGACGGCTGGGCCGCCGGCAGCGACAACGGTTGTGGCGACTGGCCGGCTACCTGGTCTTCGCCCTCGTGCTGCTCGGTGTGGTGGGGTCGGCCGACTGGGGCCGCCTCGCCGACTCGTTCTTCCGACTGGACATCGCCGGGGGCATGTTCCCCGAGGCGATCACGGTCGCGCTGCGCAACACCATCGTCTACACGCTGCTGGCGTTCGCCTTCGGGTTGGCGCTCGGGCTGGTACTGGCCCTGATGCGACTGTCGTCCGTCGGGCCGTACCGCTGGTTCGCGACCGGCTACATCGAACTCTTCCGAGGGCTGCCCTCCCTGCTGGTGCTCTTCATGGTCGGCTACGGCGTCCCGCTCGCCTTCCCCGACCGGGAGATCCCCGGCGGGGTGTACGGCGCGGTCACCGTCGGCCTCGGCGCGACCGCCGCCGCGTACATGGCCGAGACGATCCGGGCCGGGATCCAGGCCGTACCGAAGGGACAGCTGGAGGCGGCCCGGACGCTCGGCATGTCGCACGCCCGCGCGATGGTCTCGATCGTGCTGCCGCAGGCGTTCCGGATCGTCATCCCGCCGCTGACCAACGAGATAATCCTGCTCACCAAGGACACCTCGCTGGCCTACGTGCTGGGCGTGACCGTGAGCACCATCGAGCTGACGAAGTTCGCCGGCGACGCCCTCAACACCCGGGTCAACCCGACCCCACTCGTGGTCGCCGGCCTGCTCTACCTGGCGATAACGCTGCCGCTGTCACAACTGGTCCGGTGGCTCGAACGCCGGGCCGCGAAGGAGAGGTGA
- a CDS encoding ABC transporter substrate-binding protein, which yields MAKLRGARGGTALAMGTVLAVTGLVGCAKEDTGGTTADGVKLVRAGVLTTCTHLPYSPFQSKDDSGKVVGFDVDIVDLAARKLGVTQEIVDTPFEGIKSGADLNSGKCDVAAAGMTITDARKEVLDFSAPYFDATQALVVPVGKTYRALADLAGKRLGVQGATTGEDYVKQQVQQQGLKVEVVSYKDLAAVQQALVTGQIEAAVGDLPVWNEYIEASPGKAVVAGGFDTGEQYGLAVKKGGDPKLLETINQALAEARADGGYDKIYEKWIGAKPTV from the coding sequence ATGGCAAAGCTTCGAGGTGCCCGGGGTGGTACGGCGCTGGCCATGGGTACGGTGCTGGCAGTCACCGGTCTGGTCGGCTGTGCGAAGGAGGACACCGGCGGCACCACCGCCGACGGTGTGAAACTGGTCCGGGCCGGTGTGTTGACCACCTGCACCCACCTGCCGTACTCGCCGTTCCAGTCCAAGGACGACAGTGGCAAGGTGGTCGGGTTCGACGTCGACATCGTCGACCTCGCCGCAAGAAAGCTCGGCGTGACACAGGAGATCGTCGACACCCCGTTCGAGGGCATCAAGTCCGGTGCGGACCTCAACTCCGGCAAGTGCGACGTGGCCGCCGCCGGGATGACCATCACCGATGCCCGCAAGGAGGTGCTGGACTTCAGCGCGCCGTACTTCGACGCCACCCAGGCGCTCGTGGTGCCGGTCGGCAAGACGTACCGGGCGCTCGCGGACCTGGCCGGCAAGCGGCTCGGCGTGCAGGGCGCCACCACCGGCGAGGACTACGTCAAGCAGCAGGTCCAGCAGCAGGGTCTCAAGGTCGAGGTGGTCTCCTACAAGGATCTGGCCGCCGTGCAGCAGGCCCTGGTCACCGGGCAGATCGAGGCGGCCGTCGGCGACCTGCCGGTCTGGAACGAGTACATCGAGGCCAGCCCCGGCAAGGCGGTCGTCGCTGGCGGCTTCGACACGGGCGAGCAGTACGGCCTCGCGGTCAAGAAGGGCGGCGACCCGAAGCTGCTGGAGACGATCAACCAGGCACTCGCGGAGGCACGGGCCGACGGCGGCTATGACAAGATCTACGAAAAGTGGATCGGCGCCAAGCCGACCGTCTGA
- a CDS encoding glycoside hydrolase family 19 protein — protein sequence MSRLRALAALAALVVAVGLVAIIPGTPASAAACTASWQASTVYWGGDQASRGGRNYQAKWWTQGEAPPGSTGVWQDLGACGGGTTPPPTNPGGFVVSEAQFNQMFPGRNSFYTYSGLVAALGAYPAFARTGSVTVQRQEAAAFLANTYHETGGLVHIVEQNTANYPHYCDPGQPYGCPAGQSAYYGRGPIQLSWNFNYNAAGNALGLPLLTNPWLVQNDASVAWKTAIWYWMTQNGPGTMTAHNAMVTGAGFGQTIRSINGSIECNGGNPAQVQSRVTRYQQFVGILGVPAGANLSC from the coding sequence ATGTCGAGACTGCGCGCCCTGGCGGCGCTCGCGGCACTGGTTGTCGCCGTTGGACTCGTGGCGATCATCCCGGGAACCCCGGCATCGGCGGCGGCCTGCACGGCGTCGTGGCAGGCCTCGACGGTCTACTGGGGAGGTGACCAGGCCTCCCGCGGCGGGCGTAACTACCAGGCGAAGTGGTGGACCCAGGGCGAGGCGCCCCCGGGCAGCACCGGCGTCTGGCAGGACCTCGGTGCCTGCGGCGGCGGCACCACGCCGCCACCGACCAACCCCGGCGGCTTCGTGGTCAGCGAGGCGCAGTTCAACCAGATGTTCCCGGGCCGCAATTCCTTCTACACGTACTCCGGCCTCGTCGCCGCCCTCGGCGCCTACCCGGCGTTCGCCAGGACCGGCAGTGTCACGGTCCAGCGCCAGGAGGCGGCGGCGTTCCTGGCCAACACGTACCACGAGACCGGCGGGCTGGTCCACATCGTGGAGCAGAACACCGCGAACTACCCGCACTACTGCGATCCCGGCCAGCCCTACGGCTGCCCCGCCGGGCAGTCCGCCTACTACGGGCGCGGGCCGATCCAGCTCAGCTGGAACTTCAACTACAACGCGGCCGGGAACGCCCTCGGGCTGCCCCTGCTGACCAACCCCTGGCTCGTCCAGAACGATGCCTCGGTGGCCTGGAAGACCGCCATCTGGTACTGGATGACCCAGAACGGGCCGGGCACCATGACCGCGCACAACGCGATGGTCACCGGCGCCGGATTCGGGCAGACCATCCGCAGCATCAACGGCTCGATCGAGTGCAACGGTGGGAATCCCGCCCAGGTGCAGAGTCGCGTCACCAGGTACCAGCAGTTCGTGGGCATCCTCGGTGTGCCGGCCGGAGCCAACCTGAGCTGCTGA